One segment of Xiphias gladius isolate SHS-SW01 ecotype Sanya breed wild chromosome 1, ASM1685928v1, whole genome shotgun sequence DNA contains the following:
- the rufy2 gene encoding RUN and FYVE domain-containing protein 2 isoform X2: protein MYSPQSLHRWGITHSESMERLAYNQAMRDPMAMERANLLNMAKLSIKGLIESALSFGRTLDSDYPPLQQFFVVMEHCLKHGLRVKKSFLGFNKSLWGPLELVEKLCPEAAEISASVRDLPGLKTPLGRARAWLRLALMQKRLADYLRLLITRKDLLSDFYENSALMLEEEGAVIVGLLVGLNVIDANLCVKGEDLDTQVGVIDFSMYLKNDIDDYRSEERNSQIASILDQKNYVEELNRQLNSTVHGLQGRVDSLEKSNSKLIEELAIAKNNIIKLQEENQQLRSENSLILLKAQQHLEVTQGDVSVERDTYKQSRQGLDEMYNEARRQLKEECQLRQDVENELVVQVSMKQEMELAMKLLEKDIHEKQDTLIGLRQQLDEVKAINVEMYQKMQSSDEEMKKKNDMISRLEEKTNQITATMKQLEQRLQEAERHRTSAEEGTRRFKLDFANKADSLQRQIEHRERQLQQLETDMKIEREWRQTLQNDLDKERETVAQLSTEALQINGLKKEFHRLQDENIQLKTICEDQEQALEELGSKLSESKLKIEDIKEANKALQGGQVWLKDKEASHCKLCEKEFSISRRKHHCRNCGEIFCNSCSDNELPLPASPKPVRVCDTCHALLLQRCSSNPT from the exons ATGTACTCCCCTCAGAGTCTTCACCGCTGGGGCATAACTCATAGTGAGAGCATGGAGCGGTTAGCCTACAACCAAG CCATGCGAGACCCTATGGCCATGGAGCGAGCCAACCTGCTGAACATGGCCAAGCTGAGTATTAAAGGGCTGATCGAGTCGGCTCTGAGCTTTGGACGAACACTGGACTCAGACTACCCGCCTCTTCAGCAGTTCTTTGTTGTCATGGAACACTGTCTCAAACATGGTCTCAGAG TGAAGAAGTCCTTTCTGGGCTTTAACAAGTCTCTGTGGGGTCctctggagctggtggagaaacTGTgtcctgaagcagcagagatCTCAGCCTCTGTACGAGACCTGCCTGGACTTAA gacTCCGTTAGGCAGAGCCAGGGCGTGGTTGCGTCTGGCTCTTATGCAGAAACGGCTGGCTGATTATCTGCGACTACTCATCACCAGGAAAGACCTGCTCAG TGATTTCTATGAGAATTCAGCACtgatgctggaggaggagggagcagtGATCGTGGGCCTGCTGGTGGGCCTGAATGTCATCGATGCCAACCTTTGTGTCAAAGGCGAAGACCTGGACACTCAG gTCGGAGTGATCGACTTCTCCAtgtacttgaaaaatgacattgaTGATTACAGGAGTGAAGAGAG gaATAGCCAGATAGCATCCATCTTGGACCAGAAGAACTATGTAGAGGAACTAAATCGACAACTCAA CTCCACAGTCCATGGTCTTCAGGGCAGAGTCGACTCTCTGGAAAAGTCCAACTCTAAACTCATAGAGGAG tTAGCCATAGCCAAGAACAACATCATCAAACTACAGGAGGAGAACCAGCAGCTGAGGAGTGAAAACAGCCTCATTCTGCTTAAGGCACAACAACATTTAGAG GTAACCCAAGGTGATGTGTCAGTGGAGAGAGACACATACAAGCAGTCTCGTCAGGGTTTGGATGAGATGTACAACGAGGCTCGGAGACAGCTGAAGGAGGAGTGTCAGCTCAGACAG gACGTGGAAAATGAGTTGGTAGTCCAGGTGTcaatgaaacaggaaatggaGCTGGCCATGAAACTTCTGGAGAAAGATATTCACGAAAAACAG GATACATTAATTGGACTGAGACAGCAACTGGACGAGGTCAAAGCCATCAATGTAGAAATGTACCAGAAGATGCAG TCGTCCGatgaggagatgaagaagaagaacgaCATGATCAGTCGTCTGGAGGAGAagaccaatcagatcactgcCACCATGAAGCAGCTGGAGCAAAG ATTACAGGAGGCAGAGAGGCACCGCACCTCGGCCGAGGAGGGAACCAGGCGCTTCAAGTTGGACTTTGCCAACAAGGCCGACAGCCTGCAGCGGCAGATTGAACACAGAGAAAGGCAGCT CCAGCAGCTGGAGACAGACATGAAGATTGAGAGGGAGTGGAGACAGACGTTACAGAATGATctggacaaagagagagagacggtggCTCAGCTTAGCACAGAGGCGCTGCAGATCAACGGACTAAAAAAG GAGTTCCATCGTCTCCAGGATGAAAACATTCAACTAAAGACCATCTGTGAAGACCAAGAACAAGCTCTTGAGGAACTAGGCTCCAAACTCAGCGA ATCCAAACTGAAGATTGAGGACATCAAAGAAGCCAACAAAGCTCTTCAG GGGGGTCAGGTTTGGTTGAAGGACAAGGAAGCCAGCCACTGCAAGCTTTGTGAGAAGGAGTTTTCCATCTCAAGACGAAAG CACCACTGTAGGAACTGTGGGGAGATTTTCTGTAACAGTTGCTCTGACAATGAGCTTCCTCTGCCTGCCTCACCAAAGCCAGTCAGAGTCTGTGACACCTGCCacgccctcctcctccagcgATGCTCCTCCAATCCAACGTGA
- the rufy2 gene encoding RUN and FYVE domain-containing protein 2 isoform X1, producing MNMASPTEHDLALSEADSSKEKAQVFGILRLQEEKSGVGDKANSSSTGRGGGGGGGDGRWQAPIFALARKASETISGSIHVLPKVSEHRTSLPGDWTVQAMRDPMAMERANLLNMAKLSIKGLIESALSFGRTLDSDYPPLQQFFVVMEHCLKHGLRVKKSFLGFNKSLWGPLELVEKLCPEAAEISASVRDLPGLKTPLGRARAWLRLALMQKRLADYLRLLITRKDLLSDFYENSALMLEEEGAVIVGLLVGLNVIDANLCVKGEDLDTQVGVIDFSMYLKNDIDDYRSEERNSQIASILDQKNYVEELNRQLNSTVHGLQGRVDSLEKSNSKLIEELAIAKNNIIKLQEENQQLRSENSLILLKAQQHLEVTQGDVSVERDTYKQSRQGLDEMYNEARRQLKEECQLRQDVENELVVQVSMKQEMELAMKLLEKDIHEKQDTLIGLRQQLDEVKAINVEMYQKMQSSDEEMKKKNDMISRLEEKTNQITATMKQLEQRLQEAERHRTSAEEGTRRFKLDFANKADSLQRQIEHRERQLQQLETDMKIEREWRQTLQNDLDKERETVAQLSTEALQINGLKKEFHRLQDENIQLKTICEDQEQALEELGSKLSESKLKIEDIKEANKALQGGQVWLKDKEASHCKLCEKEFSISRRKHHCRNCGEIFCNSCSDNELPLPASPKPVRVCDTCHALLLQRCSSNPT from the exons ATGAACATGGCATCGCCCACAGAGCACgacctggctctgtctgaagcgGACAGCAGCAAGGAGAAAGCGCAGGTGTTTGGGATTCTGAGGCTGCAGGAAGAGAAGTCTGGTGTGGGTGACAAAGCTAACAGTAGCAGCacagggagaggtggaggaggtggtggaggagacggGCGATGGCAGGCTCCTATCTTCGCTTTGGCCAGAAAAGCATCAGAGACCATTTCAGGGAGCATTCACGTCCTGCCGAAAGTGTCGGAGCACAGGACGTCTCTGCCAGGGGACTGGACCGTCCAAG CCATGCGAGACCCTATGGCCATGGAGCGAGCCAACCTGCTGAACATGGCCAAGCTGAGTATTAAAGGGCTGATCGAGTCGGCTCTGAGCTTTGGACGAACACTGGACTCAGACTACCCGCCTCTTCAGCAGTTCTTTGTTGTCATGGAACACTGTCTCAAACATGGTCTCAGAG TGAAGAAGTCCTTTCTGGGCTTTAACAAGTCTCTGTGGGGTCctctggagctggtggagaaacTGTgtcctgaagcagcagagatCTCAGCCTCTGTACGAGACCTGCCTGGACTTAA gacTCCGTTAGGCAGAGCCAGGGCGTGGTTGCGTCTGGCTCTTATGCAGAAACGGCTGGCTGATTATCTGCGACTACTCATCACCAGGAAAGACCTGCTCAG TGATTTCTATGAGAATTCAGCACtgatgctggaggaggagggagcagtGATCGTGGGCCTGCTGGTGGGCCTGAATGTCATCGATGCCAACCTTTGTGTCAAAGGCGAAGACCTGGACACTCAG gTCGGAGTGATCGACTTCTCCAtgtacttgaaaaatgacattgaTGATTACAGGAGTGAAGAGAG gaATAGCCAGATAGCATCCATCTTGGACCAGAAGAACTATGTAGAGGAACTAAATCGACAACTCAA CTCCACAGTCCATGGTCTTCAGGGCAGAGTCGACTCTCTGGAAAAGTCCAACTCTAAACTCATAGAGGAG tTAGCCATAGCCAAGAACAACATCATCAAACTACAGGAGGAGAACCAGCAGCTGAGGAGTGAAAACAGCCTCATTCTGCTTAAGGCACAACAACATTTAGAG GTAACCCAAGGTGATGTGTCAGTGGAGAGAGACACATACAAGCAGTCTCGTCAGGGTTTGGATGAGATGTACAACGAGGCTCGGAGACAGCTGAAGGAGGAGTGTCAGCTCAGACAG gACGTGGAAAATGAGTTGGTAGTCCAGGTGTcaatgaaacaggaaatggaGCTGGCCATGAAACTTCTGGAGAAAGATATTCACGAAAAACAG GATACATTAATTGGACTGAGACAGCAACTGGACGAGGTCAAAGCCATCAATGTAGAAATGTACCAGAAGATGCAG TCGTCCGatgaggagatgaagaagaagaacgaCATGATCAGTCGTCTGGAGGAGAagaccaatcagatcactgcCACCATGAAGCAGCTGGAGCAAAG ATTACAGGAGGCAGAGAGGCACCGCACCTCGGCCGAGGAGGGAACCAGGCGCTTCAAGTTGGACTTTGCCAACAAGGCCGACAGCCTGCAGCGGCAGATTGAACACAGAGAAAGGCAGCT CCAGCAGCTGGAGACAGACATGAAGATTGAGAGGGAGTGGAGACAGACGTTACAGAATGATctggacaaagagagagagacggtggCTCAGCTTAGCACAGAGGCGCTGCAGATCAACGGACTAAAAAAG GAGTTCCATCGTCTCCAGGATGAAAACATTCAACTAAAGACCATCTGTGAAGACCAAGAACAAGCTCTTGAGGAACTAGGCTCCAAACTCAGCGA ATCCAAACTGAAGATTGAGGACATCAAAGAAGCCAACAAAGCTCTTCAG GGGGGTCAGGTTTGGTTGAAGGACAAGGAAGCCAGCCACTGCAAGCTTTGTGAGAAGGAGTTTTCCATCTCAAGACGAAAG CACCACTGTAGGAACTGTGGGGAGATTTTCTGTAACAGTTGCTCTGACAATGAGCTTCCTCTGCCTGCCTCACCAAAGCCAGTCAGAGTCTGTGACACCTGCCacgccctcctcctccagcgATGCTCCTCCAATCCAACGTGA
- the rufy2 gene encoding RUN and FYVE domain-containing protein 2 isoform X3, which produces MNMASPTEHDLALSEADSSKEKAQVFGILRLQEEKSGVGDKANSSSTGRGGGGGGGDGRWQAPIFALARKASETISGSIHVLPKVSEHRTSLPGDWTVQAMRDPMAMERANLLNMAKLSIKGLIESALSFGRTLDSDYPPLQQFFVVMEHCLKHGLRVKKSFLGFNKSLWGPLELVEKLCPEAAEISASVRDLPGLKTPLGRARAWLRLALMQKRLADYLRLLITRKDLLSDFYENSALMLEEEGAVIVGLLVGLNVIDANLCVKGEDLDTQVGVIDFSMYLKNDIDDYRSEERNSQIASILDQKNYVEELNRQLNSTVHGLQGRVDSLEKSNSKLIEELAIAKNNIIKLQEENQQLRSENSLILLKAQQHLEVTQGDVSVERDTYKQSRQGLDEMYNEARRQLKEECQLRQDVENELVVQVSMKQEMELAMKLLEKDIHEKQDTLIGLRQQLDEVKAINVEMYQKMQSSDEEMKKKNDMISRLEEKTNQITATMKQLEQSDKDLLSQTRTLAMSFVKCASTDTEHQYKLVKDISF; this is translated from the exons ATGAACATGGCATCGCCCACAGAGCACgacctggctctgtctgaagcgGACAGCAGCAAGGAGAAAGCGCAGGTGTTTGGGATTCTGAGGCTGCAGGAAGAGAAGTCTGGTGTGGGTGACAAAGCTAACAGTAGCAGCacagggagaggtggaggaggtggtggaggagacggGCGATGGCAGGCTCCTATCTTCGCTTTGGCCAGAAAAGCATCAGAGACCATTTCAGGGAGCATTCACGTCCTGCCGAAAGTGTCGGAGCACAGGACGTCTCTGCCAGGGGACTGGACCGTCCAAG CCATGCGAGACCCTATGGCCATGGAGCGAGCCAACCTGCTGAACATGGCCAAGCTGAGTATTAAAGGGCTGATCGAGTCGGCTCTGAGCTTTGGACGAACACTGGACTCAGACTACCCGCCTCTTCAGCAGTTCTTTGTTGTCATGGAACACTGTCTCAAACATGGTCTCAGAG TGAAGAAGTCCTTTCTGGGCTTTAACAAGTCTCTGTGGGGTCctctggagctggtggagaaacTGTgtcctgaagcagcagagatCTCAGCCTCTGTACGAGACCTGCCTGGACTTAA gacTCCGTTAGGCAGAGCCAGGGCGTGGTTGCGTCTGGCTCTTATGCAGAAACGGCTGGCTGATTATCTGCGACTACTCATCACCAGGAAAGACCTGCTCAG TGATTTCTATGAGAATTCAGCACtgatgctggaggaggagggagcagtGATCGTGGGCCTGCTGGTGGGCCTGAATGTCATCGATGCCAACCTTTGTGTCAAAGGCGAAGACCTGGACACTCAG gTCGGAGTGATCGACTTCTCCAtgtacttgaaaaatgacattgaTGATTACAGGAGTGAAGAGAG gaATAGCCAGATAGCATCCATCTTGGACCAGAAGAACTATGTAGAGGAACTAAATCGACAACTCAA CTCCACAGTCCATGGTCTTCAGGGCAGAGTCGACTCTCTGGAAAAGTCCAACTCTAAACTCATAGAGGAG tTAGCCATAGCCAAGAACAACATCATCAAACTACAGGAGGAGAACCAGCAGCTGAGGAGTGAAAACAGCCTCATTCTGCTTAAGGCACAACAACATTTAGAG GTAACCCAAGGTGATGTGTCAGTGGAGAGAGACACATACAAGCAGTCTCGTCAGGGTTTGGATGAGATGTACAACGAGGCTCGGAGACAGCTGAAGGAGGAGTGTCAGCTCAGACAG gACGTGGAAAATGAGTTGGTAGTCCAGGTGTcaatgaaacaggaaatggaGCTGGCCATGAAACTTCTGGAGAAAGATATTCACGAAAAACAG GATACATTAATTGGACTGAGACAGCAACTGGACGAGGTCAAAGCCATCAATGTAGAAATGTACCAGAAGATGCAG TCGTCCGatgaggagatgaagaagaagaacgaCATGATCAGTCGTCTGGAGGAGAagaccaatcagatcactgcCACCATGAAGCAGCTGGAGCAAAG TGATAAGGACCTGTTAAGTCAGACCCGAACGCTTGCTATGTCATTTGTTAAGTGTGCCAGCACAGACACGGAGCACCAGTACAAGCTAGTCAAGGACATCTCCTTCTGA